The Lates calcarifer isolate ASB-BC8 linkage group LG14, TLL_Latcal_v3, whole genome shotgun sequence genome has a segment encoding these proteins:
- the elavl2 gene encoding ELAV-like protein 2 isoform X2 gives MAVRLCDVASLLRSGSWAPEPWTGVIAAMETQLSNGPTCNNTSNGPSTISNNCSSPVESGSIEDSKTNLIVNYLPQNMTQEELKSLFGSIGEIESCKLVRDKITGQSLGYGFVNYVDPKDAEKAINTLNGLRLQTKTIKVSYARPSSASIRDANLYVSGLPKTMTQKELEQLFSQYGRIITSRILVDQVTGVSRGVGFIRFDRRVEAEEAIKGLNCQKPPGATEPITVKFANNPSQKTSQALLSQLYQSPNRRYPGPLAQQAQRFRLDNLLNMAYGVKSRFSPMAIDGVTSLAGINIPGHAGTGWCIFVYNLAPDADESILWQMFGPFGAVTNVKVIRDFNTNKCKGFGFVTMTNYDEAAVAIASLNGYRLGDRVLQVSFKTNKTHKA, from the exons ATGGCAGTCAGACTGTGCGATGTGGCTTCTCTGCTTAGAAGTGGTTCGTGGGCGCCTGAGCCTTGGACTGGG GTAATTGCTgccatggaaacacagctgtCCAATGGACCAACTTGCAACAACACAAGCAACGGTCCCTCAACAATCTCAAACAACTGCTCCTCACCTGTAGAATCAGGGAGCATAGAGGACAGTAAAACTAACTTGATAGTCAACTATCTGCCTCAGAACATGACccaagaggagctgaagagttTGTTTGGGAGCATCGGAGAAATTGAGTCCTGTAAACTAGTTCGAGACAAAATAACAG GGCAGAGCCTAGGCTATGGATTTGTGAATTACGTGGACCCGAAGGATGCAGAGAAAGCCATCAATACTTTAAATGGCTTGAGACTTCAGACCAAAACCATCAAG GTTTCCTATGCGCGTCCAAGTTCTGCCTCCATCAGAGATGCAAATTTGTACGTCAGTGGCTTGCCAAAGACCATGACTCAGAAAGAACTGGAGCAGCTCTTCTCTCAGTATGGACGCATCATTACCTCACGCATTCTGGTGGACCAGGTGACTG GCGTTTCCAGAGGGGTTGGCTTTATTCGTTTTGACCGGCGAGTTGAGGCTGAGGAGGCCATCAAGGGTCTCAACTGTCAGAAGCCGCCTGGTGCCACTGAACCAATTACAGTCAAGTTTGCAAACAACCCAAGCCAGAAGACCAGCCAGGCGCTGCTGTCCCAGCTGTATCAGTCACCCAATCGAAGGTACCCAGGACCCCTCGCACAGCAGGCACAACGCTTCAG gTTGGACAATCTGCTGAATATGGCCTATGGAGTCAAAAG CAGGTTCTCCCCCATGGCCATTGACGGGGTGACCAGCTTGGCTGGCATCAACATCCCAGGGCACGCAGGCACTGGCTGGTGTATCTTCGTCTACAACCTGGCTCCAGATGCAGACGAAAGCATCCTCTGGCAGATGTTTGGGCCGTTTGGTGCCGTCACAAACGTCAAAGTTATTCGCGACTTCAACACAAACAAGTGCAAAGGATTTGGTTTTGTCACCATGACTAACTACGACGAGGCAGCCGTGGCCATCGCCAGCTTGAATGGATACCGCCTCGGGGACAGAGTGCTGCAAGTCTCGttcaaaaccaacaaaacacacaaagccTAA
- the elavl2 gene encoding ELAV-like protein 2 isoform X1, which yields MAVRLCDVASLLRSGSWAPEPWTGQVIAAMETQLSNGPTCNNTSNGPSTISNNCSSPVESGSIEDSKTNLIVNYLPQNMTQEELKSLFGSIGEIESCKLVRDKITGQSLGYGFVNYVDPKDAEKAINTLNGLRLQTKTIKVSYARPSSASIRDANLYVSGLPKTMTQKELEQLFSQYGRIITSRILVDQVTGVSRGVGFIRFDRRVEAEEAIKGLNCQKPPGATEPITVKFANNPSQKTSQALLSQLYQSPNRRYPGPLAQQAQRFRLDNLLNMAYGVKSRFSPMAIDGVTSLAGINIPGHAGTGWCIFVYNLAPDADESILWQMFGPFGAVTNVKVIRDFNTNKCKGFGFVTMTNYDEAAVAIASLNGYRLGDRVLQVSFKTNKTHKA from the exons ATGGCAGTCAGACTGTGCGATGTGGCTTCTCTGCTTAGAAGTGGTTCGTGGGCGCCTGAGCCTTGGACTGGG cAGGTAATTGCTgccatggaaacacagctgtCCAATGGACCAACTTGCAACAACACAAGCAACGGTCCCTCAACAATCTCAAACAACTGCTCCTCACCTGTAGAATCAGGGAGCATAGAGGACAGTAAAACTAACTTGATAGTCAACTATCTGCCTCAGAACATGACccaagaggagctgaagagttTGTTTGGGAGCATCGGAGAAATTGAGTCCTGTAAACTAGTTCGAGACAAAATAACAG GGCAGAGCCTAGGCTATGGATTTGTGAATTACGTGGACCCGAAGGATGCAGAGAAAGCCATCAATACTTTAAATGGCTTGAGACTTCAGACCAAAACCATCAAG GTTTCCTATGCGCGTCCAAGTTCTGCCTCCATCAGAGATGCAAATTTGTACGTCAGTGGCTTGCCAAAGACCATGACTCAGAAAGAACTGGAGCAGCTCTTCTCTCAGTATGGACGCATCATTACCTCACGCATTCTGGTGGACCAGGTGACTG GCGTTTCCAGAGGGGTTGGCTTTATTCGTTTTGACCGGCGAGTTGAGGCTGAGGAGGCCATCAAGGGTCTCAACTGTCAGAAGCCGCCTGGTGCCACTGAACCAATTACAGTCAAGTTTGCAAACAACCCAAGCCAGAAGACCAGCCAGGCGCTGCTGTCCCAGCTGTATCAGTCACCCAATCGAAGGTACCCAGGACCCCTCGCACAGCAGGCACAACGCTTCAG gTTGGACAATCTGCTGAATATGGCCTATGGAGTCAAAAG CAGGTTCTCCCCCATGGCCATTGACGGGGTGACCAGCTTGGCTGGCATCAACATCCCAGGGCACGCAGGCACTGGCTGGTGTATCTTCGTCTACAACCTGGCTCCAGATGCAGACGAAAGCATCCTCTGGCAGATGTTTGGGCCGTTTGGTGCCGTCACAAACGTCAAAGTTATTCGCGACTTCAACACAAACAAGTGCAAAGGATTTGGTTTTGTCACCATGACTAACTACGACGAGGCAGCCGTGGCCATCGCCAGCTTGAATGGATACCGCCTCGGGGACAGAGTGCTGCAAGTCTCGttcaaaaccaacaaaacacacaaagccTAA
- the elavl2 gene encoding ELAV-like protein 2 isoform X4 — METQLSNGPTCNNTSNGPSTISNNCSSPVESGSIEDSKTNLIVNYLPQNMTQEELKSLFGSIGEIESCKLVRDKITGQSLGYGFVNYVDPKDAEKAINTLNGLRLQTKTIKVSYARPSSASIRDANLYVSGLPKTMTQKELEQLFSQYGRIITSRILVDQVTGVSRGVGFIRFDRRVEAEEAIKGLNCQKPPGATEPITVKFANNPSQKTSQALLSQLYQSPNRRYPGPLAQQAQRFRLDNLLNMAYGVKSRFSPMAIDGVTSLAGINIPGHAGTGWCIFVYNLAPDADESILWQMFGPFGAVTNVKVIRDFNTNKCKGFGFVTMTNYDEAAVAIASLNGYRLGDRVLQVSFKTNKTHKA, encoded by the exons atggaaacacagctgtCCAATGGACCAACTTGCAACAACACAAGCAACGGTCCCTCAACAATCTCAAACAACTGCTCCTCACCTGTAGAATCAGGGAGCATAGAGGACAGTAAAACTAACTTGATAGTCAACTATCTGCCTCAGAACATGACccaagaggagctgaagagttTGTTTGGGAGCATCGGAGAAATTGAGTCCTGTAAACTAGTTCGAGACAAAATAACAG GGCAGAGCCTAGGCTATGGATTTGTGAATTACGTGGACCCGAAGGATGCAGAGAAAGCCATCAATACTTTAAATGGCTTGAGACTTCAGACCAAAACCATCAAG GTTTCCTATGCGCGTCCAAGTTCTGCCTCCATCAGAGATGCAAATTTGTACGTCAGTGGCTTGCCAAAGACCATGACTCAGAAAGAACTGGAGCAGCTCTTCTCTCAGTATGGACGCATCATTACCTCACGCATTCTGGTGGACCAGGTGACTG GCGTTTCCAGAGGGGTTGGCTTTATTCGTTTTGACCGGCGAGTTGAGGCTGAGGAGGCCATCAAGGGTCTCAACTGTCAGAAGCCGCCTGGTGCCACTGAACCAATTACAGTCAAGTTTGCAAACAACCCAAGCCAGAAGACCAGCCAGGCGCTGCTGTCCCAGCTGTATCAGTCACCCAATCGAAGGTACCCAGGACCCCTCGCACAGCAGGCACAACGCTTCAG gTTGGACAATCTGCTGAATATGGCCTATGGAGTCAAAAG CAGGTTCTCCCCCATGGCCATTGACGGGGTGACCAGCTTGGCTGGCATCAACATCCCAGGGCACGCAGGCACTGGCTGGTGTATCTTCGTCTACAACCTGGCTCCAGATGCAGACGAAAGCATCCTCTGGCAGATGTTTGGGCCGTTTGGTGCCGTCACAAACGTCAAAGTTATTCGCGACTTCAACACAAACAAGTGCAAAGGATTTGGTTTTGTCACCATGACTAACTACGACGAGGCAGCCGTGGCCATCGCCAGCTTGAATGGATACCGCCTCGGGGACAGAGTGCTGCAAGTCTCGttcaaaaccaacaaaacacacaaagccTAA
- the elavl2 gene encoding ELAV-like protein 2 isoform X3, whose protein sequence is MAVRLCDVASLLRSGSWAPEPWTGQVIAAMETQLSNGPTCNNTSNGPSTISNNCSSPVESGSIEDSKTNLIVNYLPQNMTQEELKSLFGSIGEIESCKLVRDKITGQSLGYGFVNYVDPKDAEKAINTLNGLRLQTKTIKVSYARPSSASIRDANLYVSGLPKTMTQKELEQLFSQYGRIITSRILVDQVTGVSRGVGFIRFDRRVEAEEAIKGLNCQKPPGATEPITVKFANNPSQKTSQALLSQLYQSPNRRLDNLLNMAYGVKSRFSPMAIDGVTSLAGINIPGHAGTGWCIFVYNLAPDADESILWQMFGPFGAVTNVKVIRDFNTNKCKGFGFVTMTNYDEAAVAIASLNGYRLGDRVLQVSFKTNKTHKA, encoded by the exons ATGGCAGTCAGACTGTGCGATGTGGCTTCTCTGCTTAGAAGTGGTTCGTGGGCGCCTGAGCCTTGGACTGGG cAGGTAATTGCTgccatggaaacacagctgtCCAATGGACCAACTTGCAACAACACAAGCAACGGTCCCTCAACAATCTCAAACAACTGCTCCTCACCTGTAGAATCAGGGAGCATAGAGGACAGTAAAACTAACTTGATAGTCAACTATCTGCCTCAGAACATGACccaagaggagctgaagagttTGTTTGGGAGCATCGGAGAAATTGAGTCCTGTAAACTAGTTCGAGACAAAATAACAG GGCAGAGCCTAGGCTATGGATTTGTGAATTACGTGGACCCGAAGGATGCAGAGAAAGCCATCAATACTTTAAATGGCTTGAGACTTCAGACCAAAACCATCAAG GTTTCCTATGCGCGTCCAAGTTCTGCCTCCATCAGAGATGCAAATTTGTACGTCAGTGGCTTGCCAAAGACCATGACTCAGAAAGAACTGGAGCAGCTCTTCTCTCAGTATGGACGCATCATTACCTCACGCATTCTGGTGGACCAGGTGACTG GCGTTTCCAGAGGGGTTGGCTTTATTCGTTTTGACCGGCGAGTTGAGGCTGAGGAGGCCATCAAGGGTCTCAACTGTCAGAAGCCGCCTGGTGCCACTGAACCAATTACAGTCAAGTTTGCAAACAACCCAAGCCAGAAGACCAGCCAGGCGCTGCTGTCCCAGCTGTATCAGTCACCCAATCGAAG gTTGGACAATCTGCTGAATATGGCCTATGGAGTCAAAAG CAGGTTCTCCCCCATGGCCATTGACGGGGTGACCAGCTTGGCTGGCATCAACATCCCAGGGCACGCAGGCACTGGCTGGTGTATCTTCGTCTACAACCTGGCTCCAGATGCAGACGAAAGCATCCTCTGGCAGATGTTTGGGCCGTTTGGTGCCGTCACAAACGTCAAAGTTATTCGCGACTTCAACACAAACAAGTGCAAAGGATTTGGTTTTGTCACCATGACTAACTACGACGAGGCAGCCGTGGCCATCGCCAGCTTGAATGGATACCGCCTCGGGGACAGAGTGCTGCAAGTCTCGttcaaaaccaacaaaacacacaaagccTAA